AGCTGCGCGTCGGTCAGCGCCGGGCCCACCCGACGCCCGCGAATGGCCCGGGCCGCGACTTCGACCACGGACTCGATGGGGGAGGTCCCCGTCTTCGTCGAGACGCTCTGGGTGGTGCTGGCGAGGCAGGCCGCGAGCCCGACGATGGTGGCATCCGGGTAGCGCCAGGCCGCGATGGTGACCGCCGCCGCGACGGCGGCGAACTTGCCGGGACTGGCCGTGACTTCGTTGGGGTGCGCGCGGTTCAGCGCGTACACGGCGGTCGCCGCGGCCCGTGCGACCCGTGAGATGTTGACCCGCAGCTCTCGGCGGCGATTCGACTTGCGTCGCCGTTGGAGGGAGAGCGCGGCCTCGGTGACGGCGGAGACCACGCTGTTGGTCAGCCCGCCCGCGGCGTTGACCCGTCGGGTCCTGAAGCGGAGCACGGCCTGGGCCGCACGCGAGCCGGGCGCGAAGGGGATGCTGCGCCCCTGCAAGTGGGTGGTGCATTCGTAGATGGCACCGTGATGCATCGCGGTCATCGCGACCACCCGCGGCCGCTTCGGCTGCTGCATGGACGGTACGTATTGGTACTCCGCGTCACCGTTGAGCAGGATGAAGCGTTCATCGGTGTGATGCGGCGCATGCCCCGTGTTGAGCTGCGGTGGAGGCGCGCCAGGCGCCGCCGCGGCACGCACGCCAAGCCAGGTCCACGCGCCCGGCTCGATGGTCCCGTCACGAGTCAGCGCCCCACAGGCCGCTCGGACCCGGCCCGGGTAGCTGTGCAGCGCGGGCGCGGCCGCGGCGACCGTCGCACTCGCGAGTTCCTGAGCCACGGTGTTGGCCCACCCCGCGTTGTGGAGGCGCAGGGTGGGGAAGGTGTTGTGGCCATTGAGCCAACCGGCCGCGGTCACGGCGTTCTCCGCGTGGACCACCACGCGCTCCGCGGCGCGCACGGCCGCCAGGACGCACTCCGCCACCGGCAGGTGGGGCTGCCGCCCGGCGGCGGTCTGCGACGCCGCGAGCACCGTCGCCACCGGCAACGCCACGCGCTGCACAGCGGGGCGATGGAGCAACCCGATGTTGGCATTGACCGACCCGGTGACCAGGCCATGCGCGGCTCTCGCGCGGACGAGGAACGGCGAGAGCGCGGAAGACGCGACGCCATTGACGGCCGCGACACCCACCGCGGGCGCCGGATGCTGCGGGCTCTGTCGCACGCATATGAACGCCGCCATGCCGGAGCCGTTGGGATCGGTTTGCGCTCCGGAGCAGCGTTCGACGTAGCCCCACGGAAAGACCTGGTGCTGGACCTGGTTCGAGTAGGGCACGGTATGAAGCCGCCCGCCGGCCTGCTTGATGCGTTTCTGGAGCTTGGTGGCGAACGTGCTGTGGCCCTGTTCGGGGACGAGCCATTCCGCGGACAGGCAGCGCGTCACGTGCTTGCTGAGGTTGATGTGATCCTGGTCCCAATGCGACAGGATGATGAGCGGATCATCGCAAAAGCACGGTTTCGTCGGGGGCGTGGGGAACTTGCCCTTCTCCGTGCTGTAGCCGAAGTCGTAATAGGCGACGATCTTGCCGCCGCCATCCACGATGGCGTTGAGGTTGCCCTGGCCCACGTCGAAAACAATCACATAGGGTGACTGCGACCGTTGCCCGCAGTTGCCACACCGCTGTCCCTGGACGTTGGGCTGCCCGCACGACCAGCAGTCGGCGCGCTGCATGGGATTGGGACCTGCGTGACCGCTCCAGCCCGCCATGTCAATCGCCTCGAGTGAAGTGCAGCGCCTGCAGCACGGCTTGGGATCGGAACAGGCCCCGGAACTGGAAGTGGCCCTGCACGGGAGGCGGCGGGGGCCTCGCGGCGAGGTGTGAGATGGAAATCAACCTGTAGGCTCTGGGATCGTCCAGCTCGTCGGTTTGGGGATCCGCGATGGAGAGCATGCCTGTCTCGGGGGTCGGCGAGACAGGGTTCCGGTAGCGGCTGAGCGTGAGCCCGTACCAGTAGCCTTCCTGGATGGCTCCCGGCTGGCCCTGCGGGGGCGCTCGATCCGGGTCGACACGTCGCTGGAGTCGAGTTGTATGTGATAGAGCGCGAGCGGAGCAGGGTTGTTGTTCGAGCCCGCGATGTTGCGGTAATGCTCGTAGAAGTGGCGCAGCACCACGCGCTGCGCCACGGAATTCTCCCAGGCCGTCCAGTAGTCCCGGTTGCCAATGATCTGCTCGAGTCGAGCGAGCCGATAGTTGCCGGGCATCTGGTTCTCGACGACGTCGTTGAACCACCGCGTGTCGGTGCATTCGAAGTCGAGCAGCCACGGCCCCTTCTCGTCGCCTTCGAGCGAGGTCAGGAAGCCGTAATAGTAGACCTGTTGCATGAACACGCTGGGCGCGCGGCGAACCGTGCCCGAACGGCGCACCATGCCTCGGGGGACACTCAGTCCCGGGCTGAAGAGCGGGGGAGGCTCGTCAAGGAGCGGACGGCGGCTGGTACGGACGTTTCGTGCCATGTCGTGTCGGCGCCTAGGAGCCCGCCGCCTCCCGCAGCTTCGCCCGGGTCGGAGCGTCGAGGCTCCCACTGGGGTCGAGCTGATGTTCTCTCTGGAAGTCAGCGATGGCGGCGTGAAGGTCGCCCCCGGGCGACAGCAGCCCGAGATTGGCGAGCCGCGCCGCGATGCCTTCGCCGCTGTCGATGGGTGGCAGGTGACCGATATCGAGTTCGTAGTAGTCGATGGTCTGCTCGGTCTCCGGATGCAGGAACGCCAGTCGGGCGCGCACTTCCTGCGGGGGAATCCAGACCTCCAGATAGCCATCGTCGTCGAGCGCGCCGTCCTGCACCTTGCCCGCGAGGTCGAGCTTGTACACGAGCCCGGCGCGTGGCTGCTGGTCCGCATCCAGGAACCGGAGCCTCAGCTTTTCGGGCACGCCGCGTCGCCGGAAGCGATGTCTGCGATCGACGGGAGCGTCTGCTGACTTGGCGCGCGGTGGCGGCACCATGACGCGGTCTCCCGGCAGGAGCATGTTGGGATCCTCGCGCTCGCGCCGGAGCTCCTCGTTCTCTGGCAGGTCCCACAGCGTCTCCCAGAAGAAGCCATGGGCATGCGCGATGGAGGCCAGGCACTCACCGGCCTCGACGATGTGGTTCCCCTTGCCCACCGGTGCAACCGTCAACTTGGGATCGCGAGCCACGCCGACGTGCGCGGCATCCTGGTTGAATCCAGTTCGAACGGTCTCAGTCATTGGGAAAAATGGGGGGAAGCCCCGCTTGACAAGCTCTCGCTACAGGTGGCCACTTTTAAGAGCTTTGTGTGCCACCCGAGGGCAGCCACTCCGCAATCATTGTGGTTCACCAACAACGTGTGCCGAAACGCTTGAGCTCGAGGCCCGTGCCACCTGGCAAGAAACCAAGAGCCTTCTATTCGTCAAGTTGCAGCTCCGAGGCGTCCCTTTCGGGACACGACTTCCACCCCGAGATGAAATTAGCAAAGCCAGTGAATGTGATCAAGCCAACGGAGCGCGCCGCCGACGTGGGGAGCGCACCAGGTTGATGTGACACGGGATTGCACCGGACTTGATACGTCGTGAATCACAGCCCCGGGCACCACCCGTGGGTGGTGGCTCACGGGCTCCGGAACTCGCGCGCGCCCTTCCGTGAAGTCCGGAATGCAGCGGCGGCGCACGCATGCGGTAGGCTGCGGCCTCCTATGCAGCTCGCGATTCCGCATGCCCCCCGGAAGGTGAAACTGAGGCAGGTCCCCGGCGCCGTGGGGCGCCTGATTCGGGGCGCGTTGCTGGGCCTGCTGGCCGTGGCCGTCCTGGGCGCTGGCGCCGGGTGGGCCGGGCGCTACTTCGTGGAGGAGCAGGGCTTCGCGTCCCGAGCGGAGGAGGTGGAAGGTGTCGTCGTCGCGTCCCGGCTGCCGCCCGAGGACGAGCGGGACGGCGGGGAGGGGCGGCTCGAGGTCCTCTACACGTTCAGCGAGATGGAGCACTCGGTCTCCAATGTTCGGACCTTCGCGGAGTACGCCGAGGGCCTGGGACGGGGCGCCCGGGTGATGCTGCTGGTGGACCCCGCCTCGCCGGGCCGGCCTCGCGAGGCCCGCTTCGCCCGCTCCCAGGCGCTGCGCGTCGGACTGATGCCCTGGGGCATTGGCCTGGGCGTCCTCGTG
This genomic window from Myxococcus hansupus contains:
- a CDS encoding DUF3592 domain-containing protein yields the protein MQLAIPHAPRKVKLRQVPGAVGRLIRGALLGLLAVAVLGAGAGWAGRYFVEEQGFASRAEEVEGVVVASRLPPEDERDGGEGRLEVLYTFSEMEHSVSNVRTFAEYAEGLGRGARVMLLVDPASPGRPREARFARSQALRVGLMPWGIGLGVLVALGGFAWEVRRLWRSEVEPLRLGALVWLTPDGPLPESRGEVAFPAHYFRQDVKHAVRARVRPGRAPVRHGEKVLAAVVPSQPGWARVIDQDLASVLGWLR
- a CDS encoding peptidoglycan-binding domain-containing protein translates to MARDPKLTVAPVGKGNHIVEAGECLASIAHAHGFFWETLWDLPENEELRREREDPNMLLPGDRVMVPPPRAKSADAPVDRRHRFRRRGVPEKLRLRFLDADQQPRAGLVYKLDLAGKVQDGALDDDGYLEVWIPPQEVRARLAFLHPETEQTIDYYELDIGHLPPIDSGEGIAARLANLGLLSPGGDLHAAIADFQREHQLDPSGSLDAPTRAKLREAAGS